A genomic stretch from Saccharomyces paradoxus chromosome XVI, complete sequence includes:
- the NOC4 gene encoding ribosome biosynthesis protein NOC4 (Nucleolar protein~similar to YPR144C), with the protein MALPISEIKDIAKRLTAASDRKQYNSIIKLVNELVIPDNVTQLEEEETERNLRFLVMSLFQIFRKLFSRGDLTVPSSKKATLEKEQFVNWCRKVYEAFKTKLLAIISDIPFETSLGLDSLDVYLQLAELESTHFASKKGAPFFPNKTFRKLIIALWSSNMGEIEDVKNSGASENVIIIEFTEKYYTKFADIQYYFQSEFNQLLDDPAYQDLLLKNVGKWLALANHDKHCSNSDADLEIFVPNPPQAIENESKFKSNFEKNWLSLLNGQLSLQQYKSILLILHKRIIPHFHTPTKLMDFLTDSYNLQSSNNNAGVIPILALNGLFELMKRFNLEYPNFYMKLYQIISPDLMHVKYRARFFRLMDVFLSSTHLSAHLVASFIKKLARLTLESPPSAIVTVIPFIYNLIRKHPNCMIMLHNPAFISNPFQTSDQVAHLKILKENYVDPFDVHESDPESTHALDSSLWELASLMEHYHPNVATLAKIFAQPFKKLSYNMEDFLDWNYDSLLSAESSRKLKTLPTLEFETFTNVFDNEEGENGSSSQSKVYLSGVAW; encoded by the coding sequence ATGGCATTGCCTATATCAGAAATCAAAGATATTGCCAAGAGGCTGACTGCTGCAAGCGACAGAAAGCAGTACAACTCCATTATTAAATTAGTCAATGAACTTGTGATTCCAGATAATGTTACAcaattggaagaagaggagaCAGAAAGAAACTTAAGATTTCTAGTTATGTCactatttcaaatatttagGAAACTGTTTTCTCGTGGCGATTTAACCGTTCCTTCGTCCAAAAAGGCCACTTTGGAGAAAGAACAGTTTGTTAATTGGTGTAGGAAGGTCTATGAAGCATTCAAGACGAAGCTGTTAGCTATTATTTCGGACATACCGTTTGAAACATCTCTTGGATTAGATTCGCTTGATGTCTATCTTCAACTTGCGGAGCTGGAATCAACTCATTTTGCATCTAAAAAGGGCGCCCCATTTTTCCCCAATAAGACATTCAGAAAGTTAATCATCGCCCTATGGTCCTCGAACATGGGCGAAATAGAAGACGTCAAGAACTCGGGAGCATCTGAAAATGTAATCATAATAGAATTTACGGAAAAATATTATACGAAATTTGCAGATATTCAGTACTACTTCCAATCTGAATTTAACCAACTGTTAGACGACCCAGCTTATCAGGATTTACTTTTAAAAAACGTAGGTAAATGGTTGGCTTTAGCAAACCATGATAAGCATTGTTCTAATTCGGACGCAGATTTGGAGATCTTTGTACCAAATCCACCACAAGCCATCGAGAACGAATCCAAGTTCAAGTCaaatttcgaaaaaaattggttaTCTCTCTTAAATGGTCAATTATCTCTACAGCAGTATAAGTCTATCCTGTTAATATTGCATAAGAGAATAATACCTCATTTTCACACACCGACTAAACTAATGGATTTTCTTACTGATTCCTACAATTTGCAAAGCTCTAATAACAACGCTGGTGTTATACCCATCCTAGCTTTGAACGGCCTTTTTGAATTGATGAAGAGATTCAACTTGGAGTATCCAAACTTTTACATGAAACTTTATCAAATCATAAGCCCAGATCTGATGCATGTGAAATACAGAGCAAGATTCTTCAGGTTAATGGATGTATTTTTGTCGTCAACACATTTATCTGCCCATTTAGTGGCAtcttttatcaaaaagttAGCAAGGCTTACGCTGGAATCACCACCTTCTGCTATCGTCACGGTGATTCCCTTCATTTATAATTTAATCAGGAAGCATCCTAATTGTATGATTATGCTGCACAACCCAGCTTTCATTTCTAACCCATTCCAGACATCCGATCAAGTCGCGCACTTGAAAATtctgaaagaaaactacGTGGATCCCTTCGATGTTCATGAATCAGACCCTGAATCAACTCATGCGCTGGATTCCTCTCTGTGGGAGCTGGCGTCATTGATGGAACATTATCATCCTAATGTAGCCACATTGGCCAAGATATTTGCTCAACCATTCAAGAAGCTGAGCTATAACATGGAAGATTTCCTAGACTGGAACTACGATTCTTTGCTCAGTGCAGAATCTTCAAGAAAGTTGAAGACACTTCCTACGTTAGAATTTGAGACTTTCACAAATGtttttgataatgaagaaggcGAAAATGGATCATCATCCCAAAGTAAAGTCTACTTGTCCGGGGTAGCATGGTAA
- the ASN1 gene encoding asparagine synthase (glutamine-hydrolyzing) 1 (Asparagine synthetase~similar to YPR145W) has protein sequence MCGIFAAFKHEDVHRYKPKALQLSKRIRHRGPDWSGNAIKNSTIFVHERLAIVGVESGAQPITSSDGDYMLCVNGEIYNHIQLREECADYQFETLSDCEPIIPVYLKHDIDAPKYLDGMFAWTLYDAKQDRIVAARDPIGITTLYMGRSSASPKTVYFASELKCLTDDCDTITAFPPGHVYDSKTDKITRYFTPDWLDEKRIPSTPIDYMAIRHSLEKAVRKRLMAEVPYGVLLSGGLDSSLIASIAARETVKATNDVEPSTYDSKARHLAGVDDDGKLHTAGWTSLHSFAIGLPNAPDLQAARKVAKFIGSIHHEHTFTLQEGLDALDDVIYHLETYDVTTIRASTPMFLLSRKIKAQGVKMVLSGEGSDEIFGGYLYFAQAPSAAEFHTESVQRVKNLHLADCLRANKSTMAWGLEARVPFLDREFLQLCMNIDPNEKMIKPKEGRIEKYILRKAFDTTGEPDAKPYLPEEILWRQKEQFSDGVGYSWIDGLKDTAEAVISDEMFASPKAEWGSDIPTTKEAFWYRLKFDALFPQKTVADTVMRWIPKADWGCAEDPSGRYAQIHDKHIE, from the coding sequence ATGTGTGGTATTTTCGCCGCTTTCAAGCACGAAGATGTGCATAGGTATAAGCCAAAGGCTCTAcaattatcaaaaagaatCAGACACCGTGGTCCAGATTGGTCCGGTAATGCCATCAAAAACTCCACTATATTCGTTCATGAAAGACTAGCCATTGTTGGTGTGGAATCCGGCGCTCAACCGATCACTTCCTCAGACGGAGACTACATGTTATGTGTTAACGGTGAAATATACAATCACATTCAGTTAAGAGAAGAATGCGCAGATTATCAGTTCGAAACACTAAGTGACTGTGAGCCTATCATTCCAGTGTACCTAAAGCACGATATCGATGCTCCTAAGTACTTGGATGGTATGTTTGCTTGGACTCTCTACGATGCTAAACAAGACCGTATTGTGGCAGCCAGAGACCCAATTGGTATTACGACACTATATATGGGACGCTCATCTGCTTCTCCAAAGACCGTTTATTTTGCATCTGAACTGAAATGTTTAACTGACGACTGTGACACTATCACTGCATTCCCACCGGGTCACGTTTATGATTCTAAGACCGACAAGATCACTCGTTACTTCACACCAGATTGGCTGGACGAAAAACGTATTCCTTCCACTCCAATAGATTACATGGCCATCAGACACTCTTTAGAAAAAGCCGTTAGAAAGAGATTAATGGCCGAAGTTCCATACGGTGTTTTATTGTCAGGTGGGTTGGATTCCTCATTAATCGCTTCCATTGCCGCCCGTGAAACCGTAAAGGCTACTAACGATGTTGAACCATCAACTTACGACAGCAAAGCAAGACATCTAGCAGGTGTCGACGATGACGGTAAGCTACACACCGCTGGTTGGACAAGTCTTCATTCCTTTGCCATCGGTTTACCAAATGCTCCAGATTTGCAAGCCGCAAGAAAGGTCGCCAAATTCATTGGTTCTATCCATCATGAGCATACCTTTACATTGCAAGAAGGTTTAGACGCTTTGGACGATGTTATCTACCATTTGGAAACGTATGACGTTACTACCATCAGAGCTTCCACACCAATGTTCTTGTTATCCCGGAAGATTAAAGCCCAAGGTGTCAAGATGGTTCTTTCCGGAGAAGGTTCAGATGAAATCTTCGGTGGTTATCTATATTTCGCACAAGCTCCTTCTGCAGCAGAATTCCATACCGAATCCGTGCAACGTGTCAAGAACTTACACTTGGCCGATTGTTTGAGAGCTAACAAATCTACCATGGCTTGGGGTCTAGAGGCTCGTGTTCCATTCTTAGACAGGGAATTCTTGCAATTGTGTATGAACATCGATCCAAATGAAAAGATGATCAAACCAAAGGAAGGCCGTATCGAAAAATACATTCTAAGGAAGGCATTCGACACCACAGGAGAACCAGATGCTAAGCCATATTTACCAGAAGAGATCTTATGGAGACAAAAGGAGCAGTTTTCCGACGGTGTTGGTTACTCGTGGATTGATGGACTAAAAGATACTGCCGAAGCAGTTATTTCTGATGAAATGTTTGCCAGTCCAAAGGCCGAATGGGGTAGTGATATCCCAACCACAAAAGAAGCTTTCTGGTACAGACTGAAATTCGATGCTTTGTTCCCTCAAAAGACTGTTGCTGACACCGTTATGAGATGGATTCCAAAGGCTGACTGGGGTTGTGCCGAAGATCCTTCCGGTAGATATGCCCAAATTCATGATAAACACATCGAGTAA
- a CDS encoding uncharacterized protein (similar to YPR145C) produces MSTTFRKIKLIFKKNDSQYLQNYRAEMKSRNKNTIITRHDLLIAHEMKQRASLDRTNSISNLQSQGKRSSDSKESRKL; encoded by the coding sequence ATGAGTACTACCttcagaaaaataaaactaatattcaagaaaaatgatagCCAATATCTGCAAAACTACCGAGCGGAaatgaaatcaagaaataagAATACGATAATAACAAGACATGACCTACTAATCGCGCACGAAATGAAACAAAGGGCGTCGCTGGATAGGACCAACTCAATTAGTAATCTTCAGTCACAAGGTAAAAGGAGCTCAGATTCAAAAGAGTCCAGGAAattatga
- a CDS encoding bifunctional triacylglycerol lipase/ester hydrolase (similar to YPR147C), with amino-acid sequence MTVREYTKSKLPCSILNITPAVTKSGEDAPLLVWIPGNPGLLYYYQEMLQHLHMKHPDWEILGISHAGMTLNASSNTPIFSLQDQVDHQVEVINNFSHENRKIIIMGHSVGAYILQKVCLSNKLVGSVQKVGLVTPTVMDIHTSEMGIKMTAALHYIPPLPQVVSLFSYIFFYWILSEGFSRFIIDKFMGCGSTGYQAVLSTRIFLTHRQFVRQSLGLASQEMEEITTNWEFQDKFINYCEKNGISIWFLFSSDDHWVSDNTRSHLSNYYKDKVKQERLKIDVTDKMPHSFVVKHTEYAINAFF; translated from the coding sequence ATGACAGTGAGAGAGTATACTAAATCGAAGTTGCCGTGCTCGATATTGAATATCACACCCGCAGTCACTAAAAGCGGCGAGGATGCACCTCTACTAGTATGGATTCCTGGTAATCCTGGACTTTTGTACTACTACCAAGAAATGTTACAGCATCTACATATGAAGCACCCAGATTGGGAGATCCTTGGTATATCTCATGCAGGAATGACATTGAACGCTAGTTCTAATACaccaatattttctttacaaGATCAAGTAGATCATCAGGTAGAGGTAATTAATAATTTCTCACacgaaaacagaaaaatcattatcatGGGACATTCGGTTGGGGCATACATCTTACAAAAAGTATGCCTTTCTAACAAACTGGTTGGTTCTGTACAGAAAGTCGGCCTCGTTACACCAACTGTGATGGACATTCACACCTCGGAGATGGGTATCAAAATGACAGCTGCACTCCATTATATTCCCCCATTGCCTCAGGTGGTATCATTGTTCAGctatattttcttttactgGATTTTATCAGAAGGATTTTCAAGATTTATTATCGACAAATTTATGGGCTGTGGAAGCACTGGCTATCAGGCTGTGTTGTCCacaagaatatttttgacTCATAGGCAGTTTGTTCGCCAATCTCTAGGACTAGCTTCTCaggaaatggaagaaataACTACCAATTGGGAGTTTCAGGataaatttatcaattattGTGAAAAGAACGGGATTTCTATTTGGTTCCTGTTCAGTAGCGACGACCATTGGGTTTCTGACAATACAAGATCGCATTTATCGAATTACTATAAGGATAAAGTCAAGCAAGAACGCCTAAAAATTGATGTAACTGACAAGATGCCTCATTCATTCGTAGTAAAGCATACGGAATATGCCATTAATGCATTCTTTTAA
- a CDS encoding uncharacterized protein (similar to YPR148C): MSGYFSGFSLNKITDSIATAAHKTQDTLNSALANANVNLNDPQTRLSIKSRTRFVQESLGTVSDISKLPPQYKFLEKKSDSLEKVCKRILLVSKTFEVEGYDYPPNLTESISDWWSLNKDGWFGSKKSESTTKKKGSNHDDTFLPRSFAQAISKAAVDCECEFQNLEQNEKAELKKKKESNKTTQTTEAQDEDNDEEDEEDDEDLSSLIKVFDSWSTCYKNIDEGKAEMDSMMVKEFNKKLETLINQDFKKVHELRRKVEESRLKFDTMRYEVKAKEAELEAQKSGAAEAAHSKDVGAKDVSANTTTSFDETPSTGDEKPTSKDTEDGPKEEANEHTADGATDTKENSKSNQNDESLIEESEENKLLEKLEDEFVSNTTVAVETMEEITDSSEILGLIKLFQNFQLVYFRQCVQEVEASLKVLSGLEN, encoded by the coding sequence ATGTCTGGTTATTTTTCGGGGTTTTCTCTAAACAAGATCACCGATTCAATTGCTACCGCTGCCCACAAGACCCAAGACACTTTGAACAGTGCATTAGCAAATGCAAATGTAAATTTGAATGACCCTCAAACAAGACTATCAATTAAATCGCGCACTAGATTTGTTCAAGAATCATTAGGTACTGTATCCGATATAAGTAAGTTACCACCACAATACAAATTcctggaaaagaaaagcgACTCTTTAGAGAAGGTATGTAAGAGAATTTTGTTAGTGTCCAAAACGTTTGAAGTAGAGGGCTACGACTATCCGCCAAATTTAACGGAGAGTATTTCGGACTGGTGGTCTCTCAATAAAGACGGCTGGTTTGGTTCTAAGAAATCCGAAAGTACCACTAAAAAGAAGGGGTCCAATCATGACGATACCTTTTTGCCAAGGTCTTTTGCTCAAGCCATCTCAAAAGCCGCCGTTGACTGCGAATgtgaatttcaaaatttggaacAGAACGAAAAGGcagaattgaagaagaaaaaggagtCCAATAAGACTACACAGACAACAGAAGCTCAGGATGAGgacaatgatgaagaggatgaggaggacgatgaagatttgTCTAGTTTGATTAAAGTCTTTGATTCGTGGTCGACATGCTATAAAAATATCGATGAAGGGAAAGCAGAGATGGATTCTATGATGGTGAAGGAattcaacaaaaaattagaaacaTTAATAAACCAAGACTTCAAGAAGGTTCATGAACTGCGCAGAAAAGTGGAAGAATCAAGACTCAAGTTCGATACCATGCGTTATGAAGTTAAAGCAAAAGAAGCAGAGTTAGAGGCTCAAAAATCTGGAGCCGCAGAAGCAGCTCACAGCAAGGACGTTGGCGCAAAGGACGTTAGCGCAAACACCACCACATCTTTTGATGAAACTCCTTCTACCGGGGATGAAAAACCGACATCAAAGGACACCGAAGACGGACCAAAGGAAGAAGCAAATGAGCATACTGCCGATGGTGCTACAgatacaaaagaaaattcaaagagCAACCAAAATGATGAGTCACTGATTGAGGAAtctgaagaaaacaaattattggaaaaattggaagatgaaTTTGTCTCCAATACTACAGTTGCAGTGGAAACAATGGAAGAAATCACTGACAGCTCTGAAATTCTAGGCTTAATAAAACTGTTCCAGAATTTCCAGCTAGTTTACTTTAGACAATGTGTCCAAGAAGTGGAAGCAAGCCTGAAAGTTTTAAGTGGCTTGGAAAATTAG
- the NCE102 gene encoding Nce102p (similar to YPR149W) produces MLALADNILRIINFLFLVISIGLISSLLNTQDRHSSRVNYCMFACAYGIFTDSLYGVFANFIEPLAWPLVLFTLDFLNFVFTFTAGTVLAVGIRAHSCNNSSYVDSNKITQGSGTRCRQAQAAVAFLYFSCAIFLAKTLMSVFNMISNGAFGSGSFSKRRRTGQVGVPTISQV; encoded by the coding sequence ATGTTAGCCCTAGCTGATAACATTTTACGTATAATAAATTTCCTATTTTTGGTTATTTCCATCGGTTTAATCAGTTCGTTGTTGAATACTCAAGATAGGCACAGTTCAAGAGTAAACTACTGTATGTTTGCTTGTGCATATGGTATATTCACCGATTCGTTGTATGGTGTCTTTGCCAACTTTATTGAACCATTGGCATGGCCACTAGTTTTGTTCACACTGgactttttgaactttgTTTTCACATTTACCGCCGGTACCGTATTGGCTGTTGGTATTAGAGCTCACTCATGTAACAACAGTTCATACGTTGACAGTAACAAGATTACTCAAGGTTCCGGTACCAGATGTAGACAAGCTCAAGCCGCTGTTGCATTCCTCTACTTCTCTTGCGCCATTTTCTTGGCCAAGACCCTCATGTCTGTTTTCAACATGATCTCCAACGGTGCCTTTGGCTCTGGTTCTTTCTccaagagaagaagaactgGACAAGTCGGTGTTCCAACCATTTCCCAAGTCTAA
- the SUE1 gene encoding Sue1p (Protein required for degradation of unstable forms of cytochrome c~similar to YPR151C) yields the protein MILLKRTKIRGLSSVSLQRRTHSRLVNPIRQQHQQIAKQRSSKILKNVHFYDFRSLPKVPTTQYLEARELTRDILYSGYRPVMYPVKENPLFRDKKKKSLQMLLTMDETANAEAKTIDKSKHKNVLFGERGTGGIMSGGVNGTWKYNPTVPNELLPFNWWSTSSMGMEYFPEWKNVPSYMMRKLKPFDKALQVRLTHKSKKKVD from the coding sequence ATGATTTTATTgaagagaacaaaaattaGGGGCCTCTCCTCTGTAAGTTTGCAAAGAAGAACTCACAGTAGACTAGTAAATCCCATAAGGCAACAACATCAACAAATTGCCAAGCAAAGGAgctcaaaaattttgaaaaacgtACATTTCTATGATTTTAGATCACTGCCCAAAGTACCTACTACACAGTATTTGGAAGCTAGGGAGCTAACTCGTGATATTCTGTACAGCGGATACAGGCCAGTCATGTACCCAGTGAAGGAAAACCCGCTGTTTAGagacaagaagaagaaatctttaCAAATGCTATTAACAATGGACGAGACAGCAAACGCGGAGGCGAAAACGATCGATAAGAGTAAGCATAAGAACGTATTGTTTGGTGAACGTGGAACGGGCGGCATAATGTCAGGCGGCGTGAACGGTACATGGAAGTATAACCCTACCGTACCTAATGAACTGTTACCATTCAACTGGTGGTCTACGTCCAGTATGGGTATGGAATATTTCCCTGAATGGAAAAACGTGCCCTCATATATGATGAGAAAGTTGAAACCGTTTGATAAAGCTCTGCAAGTGCGATTAACACataaaagcaaaaaaaaggtggATTAA
- the URN1 gene encoding Urn1p (similar to YPR152C), which produces MHGEWQEFKTPAGKKYYYNKKTKQSQWEKPNLKKNSNLESNAKASQIERKPTFTLELINGWYLIICNDGTKLYFNNDSKVFKNDIGQESDGNCGALIESLDKEKLVLLIGVARGYAMREEDIDNIFESLNEEIDLFKRNQDGVERKSEISEEAGDVQHPLQESHTGLVSGYGSSSEEEDEEQIPNQDASIIDDLNHIDTDDIDERNLFFQLFHRYKLDKFSTWSLQSKKIENDPDFYKIRDDAVREGLFEEWCGEHSSNASAKESDSEDDSEDDSDVLEPTKYHYLAQIVANAGKIAPDTITQDIRKQQKALYKAYKIKEYVPSKREQDKFVSQLLFYYKTFNLQQRREIFWDCLRDHERDFTGTIELLRQDKELISRWLALLNAPADSSSVEDVLLTIEHRCCVGPIVLTEPRYYVVGIMDKTTVWVRWLAAEGGPPGRFTPAGAGNSPINPE; this is translated from the coding sequence ATGCATGGGGAATGGCAAGAATTCAAGACTCCTGCAGGTAAGAAGTACTACTACAATAAGAAAACGAAACAGTCTCAATGGGAAAAACctaatttaaaaaaaaattctaacCTAGAGAGCAATGCGAAAGCATCCCAGATAGAGAGAAAGCCAACATTTACGCTAGAACTGATTAATGGCTGGTACTTAATAATATGCAACGATGGTACGAAACTCTACTTTAATAATGACTCTAAGGTCTTCAAAAACGACATCGGCCAAGAAAGTGACGGTAACTGTGGTGCATTGATCGAGTCATTAGACAAGGAGAAATTGGTTCTCTTGATTGGCGTTGCCAGAGGTTACGCTATGCGGGAGGAGGACATTGACAATATCTTCGAATCTTTGAACGAAGAGATTGACctatttaaaagaaatcaagatGGAGTGGAGAGAAAAAGTGAGATAAGCGAAGAGGCGGGTGACGTACAACATCCATTACAGGAAAGCCACACTGGGCTAGTCAGCGGGTATGGTTCATCctcagaagaagaagatgaagaacaaATCCCAAACCAAGATGCTAGCATAATTGATGATCTGAATCATATTGATACCGACGACATTGACGAGCGCAATCTGTTCTTCCAGTTATTCCATAGGTATAAACTTGACAAGTTCTCCACGTGGTCACTGCAAAGCAAGAAAATCGAAAACGATCCCGATTTTTACAAGATCAGAGATGACGCTGTTCGTGAAGGCCTTTTCGAGGAGTGGTGCGGCGAGCACAGTTCCAATGCCAGTGCTAAGGAAAGCGACAGCGAAGATGATAGCGAAGACGATAGTGATGTACTAGAGCCAACAAAATACCACTATCTGGCACAAATCGTTGCCAATGCGGGAAAAATCGCGCCCGACACCATCACACAAGATATCAGGAAACAACAAAAGGCGTTATACAAGGCGTACAAAATCAAGGAGTATGTACCATCGAAGCGCGAGCAAGACAAGTTCGTGTCACAACTGCTGTTTTATTATAAGACATTCAACTTACAACAGCGAAGAGAGATATTTTGGGATTGTCTGCGGGATCACGAACGTGACTTTACGGGAACAATCGAATTGCTACGTCAGGACAAAGAGCTTATCAGCCGATGGCTGGCACTCTTAAATGCTCCCGCCGACAGTAGTAGTGTGGAGGATGTATTGTTGACCATTGAGCACCGGTGTTGTGTGGGTCCAATAGTGTTGACGGAACCACGCTACTACGTTGTGGGCATCATGGATAAGACCACGGTTTGGGTGCGGTGGCTAGCCGCCGAGGGAGGGCCGCCCGGCCGGTTTACCCCAGCGGGCGCGGGGAACTCGCCGATAAATCCGGAATGA
- the MAY24 gene encoding May24p (similar to YPR153W), producing the protein MRSFVTNNDIPVGYVTPKFPSLYWPINNSKYNTAFLYYISDIWKFSLYWTLIFNGVFYVAAGSYASLTHRKKAGSIWIFVMYVIYGGVQGLTTGTVMGFLIGAIYRSGLFSMSTWVPLCCAVVQILFDVVLGYSMVGSVM; encoded by the exons ATGAG ATCATTTGtaacaaataatgatatacCTGTTGGCTATGTAACACCAAAATTCCCCTCATTATACTGGCCCATCAACAACTCGAAGTACAACACCGCATTCTTGTACTATATCTCTGatatttggaaattttcgCTGTACTGGACTTTAATCTTTAATGGCGTATTTTATGTTGCTGCTGGTTCGTACGCCAGCTTGACTCATAGAAAGAAGGCCGGAAGTATATGGATATTCGTCATGTACGTTATTTATGGCGGCGTACAGGGCTTGACTACTGGTACAGTCATGGGGTTCTTAATAGGTGCAATCTATAGATCTGGTCTATTCTCCATGTCTACATGGGTTCCACTTTGCTGCGCAGTAGTCCAAATCCTCTTCGATGTGGTGCTAGGCTATTCAATGGTTGGTTCTGTTATGTGA
- the PIN3 gene encoding Pin3p (Negative regulator of actin nucleation-promoting factor activity~similar to YPR154W) yields the protein MSASLINRSLTNIRTELDFLKESNVITNDVFDQINKSLPVKWDPSSAPRNASTTSLEYVEALYQFDPQQDGDLGLKPGDKVQLLEKLSPEWYKGSCNGRTGIFPANYVKAAFSGSNGPSSLPPPPQYKAQELQQVPTQNSATSSYQQQPFPPPSTYYYQQPQQQPQQAPPPQQQQQSSHSHLKSFGSKLGNAAIFGAGASIGSDIVNNIF from the coding sequence ATGTCGGCTTCATTGATTAATCGCTCCTTAACAAACATTAGGACAGAACTAGATTTTCTAAAGGAGTCAAATGTCATTACAAATGACGTTTTCGACCAAATAAACAAGAGCTTGCCAGTGAAATGGGATCCTTCCAGTGCACCTCGCAACGCCAGCACAACATCTTTGGAATATGTTGAAGCCCTTTATCAATTTGATCCTCAACAAGATGGTGATTTGGGCTTAAAACCAGGTGACAAGGTCCAACTTTTGGAGAAATTATCTCCAGAGTGGTATAAAGGTAGCTGTAACGGCCGCACTGGTATTTTCCCAGCAAACTACGTCAAGGCAGCTTTCTCTGGCTCCAATGGACCATCAAGTCTTCCCCCACCTCCACAATATAAAGCTCAAGAACTACAACAAGTCCCCACGCAAAATAGTGCCACATCATCTTACCAACAGCAGCCATTCCCTCCACCTTCCACATACTATTACCAACAGCCTCAACAGCAGCCGCAACAAGCTCCTCCTcctcaacaacaacaacagaGCTCTCATAGCCATTTGAAGAGCTTTGGTAGCAAATTAGGTAATGCTGCCATCTTTGGGGCAGGTGCTAGTATTGGGTCAGATATTGTCAATAATATCTTTTAA